The Acidimicrobiales bacterium genome has a segment encoding these proteins:
- a CDS encoding SDR family NAD(P)-dependent oxidoreductase, with the protein MSRWTDLADTALEVPVVTSFTSIGSSLRRRLDDWTDLDDYDLGGRVIVITGATSGLGLAAARQLGRCGATVVLAGRNPDKTARVRSELVAETGSDRFTTVTIDTGDLDAVRAAAATILADHDRLDVLVHNAGALSDERRETAAGTEVTIASQVVGPFLLTSLLLARLEASSPARVLTMASGGMYAAPLTVSDLEMSLDDYGGSEQYARAKRAQVTLNEMWAERFAGSGVRFHALHPGWADTPGVEASLPTFRRIVGPLLRTPEDGADTLVWLAADDGEPLASSGDFWLDRRRRSIHKLPTTRRSDTPERRARLWERCCELAGVDPASLV; encoded by the coding sequence TGGACCGACCTCGACGACTACGACCTCGGCGGCCGGGTCATCGTGATCACCGGCGCCACCTCCGGACTCGGACTCGCCGCCGCCCGCCAACTGGGCCGCTGCGGAGCCACCGTCGTCCTCGCCGGCCGGAACCCGGACAAGACGGCCCGTGTGCGGAGCGAGCTCGTCGCCGAAACCGGCTCGGACCGCTTCACCACGGTCACGATCGACACCGGTGACCTCGATGCAGTACGGGCGGCTGCCGCGACGATCCTCGCCGACCACGACCGACTCGACGTTCTCGTCCACAACGCCGGCGCGCTCTCCGACGAGCGCCGCGAGACGGCTGCCGGTACCGAGGTGACCATCGCGAGTCAGGTGGTGGGGCCGTTCCTGTTGACCTCACTACTCCTCGCCCGACTCGAGGCGTCGAGTCCGGCCCGGGTGCTGACGATGGCCTCAGGCGGGATGTACGCCGCGCCGTTGACCGTCAGCGATCTCGAGATGAGCCTCGACGACTACGGCGGTTCGGAGCAGTACGCGCGCGCGAAGCGGGCCCAGGTGACCCTCAACGAGATGTGGGCGGAGCGCTTCGCCGGCTCCGGCGTCCGGTTCCACGCGCTGCACCCCGGCTGGGCCGACACCCCGGGGGTGGAGGCGTCGCTGCCGACGTTCAGGCGGATCGTCGGACCGCTGCTACGCACACCCGAAGACGGCGCGGACACGCTCGTGTGGCTCGCGGCCGACGACGGGGAACCGCTGGCCAGCTCCGGCGACTTCTGGCTCGACCGGCGTCGCCGTTCCATCCACAAGCTCCCGACGACCCGCCGCAGCGACACGCCCGAACGCCGCGCCCGCCTGTGGGAGCGCTGTTGCGAGCTGGCCGGCGTGGATCCCGCCTCGCTCGTCTGA
- a CDS encoding DoxX family protein has product MIADADLDAINLALLMLRVVLGVVMVAHGYNHVFGGGKIKGTAGWFESMGMRPGIVHAWTASITEMGAGALLLAGFLTPVASAGVIGVLVVAWVTNHRDAGFWVFNRPTEGWEYLMTLTVLSLVVATLGAGQWSIDDATGLDDLTGWTGLLIALVAGVGGALITLVAFWRPPEATDGGDD; this is encoded by the coding sequence GTGATCGCAGACGCGGATCTCGACGCCATCAACCTGGCACTGCTGATGCTGCGGGTCGTCCTGGGTGTCGTCATGGTCGCCCACGGGTACAACCACGTGTTCGGCGGTGGGAAGATCAAGGGAACGGCGGGCTGGTTCGAGAGCATGGGCATGCGGCCCGGGATCGTCCATGCCTGGACGGCGAGTATCACCGAGATGGGAGCGGGCGCTCTGCTCCTGGCAGGTTTCCTCACCCCCGTCGCGTCCGCAGGCGTCATCGGGGTCCTCGTGGTCGCCTGGGTCACCAACCACCGCGATGCGGGTTTCTGGGTCTTCAACCGCCCGACCGAGGGTTGGGAGTACCTCATGACGCTCACCGTCCTCTCGCTGGTGGTGGCGACGCTGGGGGCGGGGCAGTGGTCGATCGACGACGCGACCGGATTGGACGACCTGACGGGCTGGACCGGACTGCTGATCGCGCTCGTGGCCGGGGTGGGTGGCGCGTTGATCACACTCGTGGCCTTCTGGCGCCCTCCCGAGGCCACCGACGGTGGGGACGACTGA
- a CDS encoding cell division protein CrgA, with translation MAKPPKRKVQGGRVTEKGTQPSGRYTPPTSNADKISPTWVPVLMAVFMAVGGLVIILNYLGAFGETDNWYLLLGLGFVLASIITATQWH, from the coding sequence ATGGCCAAGCCTCCGAAACGCAAGGTCCAGGGCGGTCGGGTGACCGAGAAGGGGACCCAACCGAGCGGCCGCTACACGCCGCCCACCTCGAACGCCGACAAGATCTCTCCCACGTGGGTGCCGGTTCTCATGGCCGTGTTCATGGCCGTCGGCGGCCTGGTCATCATCCTCAACTACCTCGGTGCCTTCGGCGAGACCGACAACTGGTACCTGCTGCTGGGCCTCGGATTCGTTCTCGCCTCGATCATCACCGCCACCCAGTGGCATTGA